A portion of the Scleropages formosus chromosome 15, fSclFor1.1, whole genome shotgun sequence genome contains these proteins:
- the degs2 gene encoding sphingolipid delta(4)-desaturase/C4-monooxygenase DES2 isoform X1, with protein MGRGAAREDFEWVYDDQPHTSRRREILAKHPEIKSLMGHDPHLKWVVSGMVLAQLLACYLVQDLSWKWLIFWAYAFGGCVNHSLTLAIHDISHNVAFGNKQARWNRWFAIFANLPIGLPYSASFKKYHIDHHRYLGGDGLDVDVPTDIEGWFFCTPLRKLLWLFLQPFFYALRPLVVNPKPVSSLEALNAVVQFVADFVLFYLWGLKPIVYLIAGSILCMGLHPISGHFIAEHYMFLKGHETYSYYGPLNLITFNVGYHMEHHDFPSIPGSKLPLVKKIAAEYYDTLPQHTSWIRVLWDFVFDDSIGPYARIKRQYKVVKQR; from the exons CAAAGCATCCAGAGATCAAGTCCTTGATGGGGCATGATCCTCATCTCAAGTGGGTTGTTTCAGGGATGGTTCTGGCTCAGCTTCTGGCCTGCTACTTGGTGCAGGACCTCTCCTGGAAGTGGCTTATCTTCTGGGCATACGCCTTTGGTGGATGCGTCAACCACTCACTCACACTGGCCATCCATGATATCTCGCACAACGTGGCTTTTGGCAACAAGCAGGCGCGCTGGAACCGCTGGTTCGCCATATTTGCCAACCTGCCCATCGGACTGCCCTACTCTGCCTCCTTCAAGAAGTACCACATTGACCACCACCGCTACCTGGGCGGAGATGGGCTGGATGTGGACGTGCCCACTGACATCGAAGGCTGGTTCTTCTGCACACCGCTGCGCAAGCTGCTCTGGCTCTTTCTCCAGCCCTTCTTCTATGCCCTGCGGCCCCTAGTGGTCAACCCCAAGCCCGTGTCCAGCCTGGAGGCTCTCAATGCAGTCGTGCAGTTTGTGGCAGACTTTGTCCTCTTCTACCTCTGGGGTCTTAAGCCCATTGTGTACCTGATTGCCGGCTCCATCCTCTGCATGGGCCTGCACCCCATCTCTGGGCACTTCATCGCAGAGCACTACATGTTTCTGAAGGGCCATGAGACGTACTCCTACTATGGTCCCCTGAACCTCATCACCTTCAATGTGGGCTACCACATGGAGCACCATGATTTTCCCAGCATACCTGGAAGCAAGCTGCCTCTG GTGAAGAAGATTGCGGCGGAGTATTATGACACCCTGCCACAGCACACCTCATGGATCCGTGTGTTGTGGGACTTCGTGTTTGACGACAGCATCGGCCCGTACGCTCGCATCAAGCGCCAGTACAAGGTGGTGAAACAGCGCTGA
- the degs2 gene encoding sphingolipid delta(4)-desaturase/C4-monooxygenase DES2 isoform X2 codes for MGHDPHLKWVVSGMVLAQLLACYLVQDLSWKWLIFWAYAFGGCVNHSLTLAIHDISHNVAFGNKQARWNRWFAIFANLPIGLPYSASFKKYHIDHHRYLGGDGLDVDVPTDIEGWFFCTPLRKLLWLFLQPFFYALRPLVVNPKPVSSLEALNAVVQFVADFVLFYLWGLKPIVYLIAGSILCMGLHPISGHFIAEHYMFLKGHETYSYYGPLNLITFNVGYHMEHHDFPSIPGSKLPLVKKIAAEYYDTLPQHTSWIRVLWDFVFDDSIGPYARIKRQYKVVKQR; via the exons ATGGGGCATGATCCTCATCTCAAGTGGGTTGTTTCAGGGATGGTTCTGGCTCAGCTTCTGGCCTGCTACTTGGTGCAGGACCTCTCCTGGAAGTGGCTTATCTTCTGGGCATACGCCTTTGGTGGATGCGTCAACCACTCACTCACACTGGCCATCCATGATATCTCGCACAACGTGGCTTTTGGCAACAAGCAGGCGCGCTGGAACCGCTGGTTCGCCATATTTGCCAACCTGCCCATCGGACTGCCCTACTCTGCCTCCTTCAAGAAGTACCACATTGACCACCACCGCTACCTGGGCGGAGATGGGCTGGATGTGGACGTGCCCACTGACATCGAAGGCTGGTTCTTCTGCACACCGCTGCGCAAGCTGCTCTGGCTCTTTCTCCAGCCCTTCTTCTATGCCCTGCGGCCCCTAGTGGTCAACCCCAAGCCCGTGTCCAGCCTGGAGGCTCTCAATGCAGTCGTGCAGTTTGTGGCAGACTTTGTCCTCTTCTACCTCTGGGGTCTTAAGCCCATTGTGTACCTGATTGCCGGCTCCATCCTCTGCATGGGCCTGCACCCCATCTCTGGGCACTTCATCGCAGAGCACTACATGTTTCTGAAGGGCCATGAGACGTACTCCTACTATGGTCCCCTGAACCTCATCACCTTCAATGTGGGCTACCACATGGAGCACCATGATTTTCCCAGCATACCTGGAAGCAAGCTGCCTCTG GTGAAGAAGATTGCGGCGGAGTATTATGACACCCTGCCACAGCACACCTCATGGATCCGTGTGTTGTGGGACTTCGTGTTTGACGACAGCATCGGCCCGTACGCTCGCATCAAGCGCCAGTACAAGGTGGTGAAACAGCGCTGA